The Aquila chrysaetos chrysaetos chromosome 16, bAquChr1.4, whole genome shotgun sequence genome has a segment encoding these proteins:
- the NCDN gene encoding neurochondrin: MASDSGDRNPTLKKCLAVLREARNDSEQFAALLLVTKAVRAGEVDAKTRRQIFDAIGFTFPNRLLTSRQPPVGCPEHTFRALGLTLLACFCTDPELAGHSQILNKIPTFNDILVSPCSPDSTSMIDDVYQCLSAVMATARGPRELVTKGTVSALCQAYMNCSYGSDRALTLLLGLLAIAEVKCWQRDTPHLLAVLSKLSDDFLKAEDMTKFELCEVLPRFIPLSPPLAQDSQGSECLRKLYKGLANILGSKLGQSQRDPALKLAACLVQACGSEWIPAGSAGSKFLALLVNLACVEVRLTLEEPDPLEVEGKKEVVTACYVLIEMGIQECLREEKPLLEEVQKMQLMRIMEEAFGAVIFYLRQVKQEELQDPFIFASVRVLGAWMAEETSSLKQEICELLPFLVHYAKNLFKEGSPAASLPQPELVSTEDSGVPQDALRFLLPGFCHLTAEDRPRDILISEGAPALLSEYFLYQWEVLTSKPGSLTPLTNTEMSLQTACGIFLNLVVTAPDLIRRDKTFLSLMDMLLKSLPLLLPQKDHLVLAANIATLGLMMARILASSAALQGTQSAKEFFGAAICFLSQAHTAQANPGRDGLAAAVSPAYASAWADISELWFLGMQALAGCVPLFPWLPQAVLQARWLEGLSELLARVAPASVDFELIAAFQGLLVELARASKPCRDVILSHHGREWANLYGMAALEQCLSEQ, encoded by the exons ATGGCCTCGGACTCCGGAGACAGAAACCCGACGCTGAAGAAGTGCCTCGCCGTCCTCAGAGAGGCGAGAAACGACAGCGAGCAGTTCGCAGCCCTGCTCCTG GTGACCAAAGCGGTCAGAGCCGGGGAGGTAGACGCCAAGACCCGTCGCCAGATCTTTGACGCAATTGGATTCACGTTTCCGAATCGCCTGCTCACCTCCAGGCAGCCCCCAGTGGGCTGCCCCGAGCACACCTTCCGGGCGCTGGGCCTTACTCTGTTGGCATGTTTCTGCACCGATCCAGAGTTAGCTGGTCACTCCCAGATCTTGAACAAGATCCCAACCTTCAATGACATCCTGGTTTCCCCCTGCAGTCCAGACAGCACGTCCATGATCGATGATGTATACCAGTGCCTGAGTGCTGTCATGGCCACTGCCAGGGGCCCCAGAGAGTTGGTGACCAAAGGGACGGTGTCTGCCCTGTGCCAGGCCTACATGAATTGCAGTTACGGCTCTGACCGTGCCTTGACGCTGCTCTTGGGGCTGTTGGCCATAGCAGAGGTGAAGTGCTGGCAGAGAGACACTCCACACCTCCTGGCCGTGCTGAGCAAGCTCTCTGATGattttctcaaggctgaagaCATGACCAAATTTGAGTTGTGTGAGGTTCTGCCTCGCTTCATCCCCCTGTCGCCACCGCTCGCACAGGACTCACAGGGCTCTGAGTGCCTCCGTAAACTTTACAAAGGGCTGGCAAACATCTTGGGCAGTAAACTCGGCCAGTCGCAGCGGGACCCTGCTCTGAAGCTTGCTGCCTGCCTCGTGCAGGCCTGTGGGTCAGAGTGGATCCCAGCAGGGAGTGCTGGAAGTAAGTTCCTGGCCTTGCTGGTGAACTTGGCTTGTGTGGAGGTCCGCCTGACCCTAGAGGAGCCAGACCCCTTGgaggtggaggggaagaaagaagtggTAACAGCCTGCTATGTCCTTATTGAGATGGGCATCCAGGAGTGCCTGAGAGAAGAGAAACCGCTGCTAGAAGAGGTGCAGAAAATGCAGCTCATGAGGATCATGGAGGAGGCATTTGGAGCTGTAATATTCTACTTGAGACAG GTTAAACAGGAGGAGCTACAAGATCCTTTCATATTTGCTTCTGTTCGAGTCCTTGGAGCCTGGATGGCAGAAGAGACATCCTCCCTCAAGCAGGAAATCTgtgagcttttgcctttccttgTTCATTATGCCAAGAACCTTTTCAAAGAGGGTAGCCCAGCTGCGAGCCTTCCCCAGCCAGAGCTGGTCAGCACCGAGGACTCTGGCGTACCCCAGGATGCCCTGAG aTTTCTGCTACCTGGCTTTTGCCATTTAACAGCAGAGGACAGGCCCCGGGACATCCTCATCTCAGAAGGGGCACCAGCACTGCTGTCTGAGTACTTCCTCTATCAGTGGGAGGTGCTGACCTCCAAGCCCGGGTCCCTGACTCCGCTGACAAACACTGAAATGAGTCTACAGACTGCGTGTGGGATTTTCCTTAACCTGGTCGTGACTGCACCGGACCTCATCAG GCGAGACAAAACCTTTTTGTCCTTGATGGACATGTTGCTGAAGTCTCTTCCGCTTCTGCTGCCCCAGAAAGATCACCTGGTTCTAGCAGCCAACATTGCCACTCTGGGCCTGATGATGGCCAGGATCCTTGCAAGTTCGGCAG ctcttcagGGGACGCAGTCTGCCAAGGAGTTTTTCGGAGCTGCCATTTGCTTCCTATCACAGGCCCACACTGCCCAAGCAAACCCTGGTAGGGACGGCTTGGCCGCGGCCGTGTCACCTGCCTACGCGAGTGCCTGGGCTGACATCAGTGAGCTCTGGTTCCTGGGGATGCAGGCCTTGGCCGGCTGTGTGCCGCTTTTTCCCTGGCTGCCGCAAGCTGTCCTCCAGGCACGGTGGCTGGAAGGCCTCTCGGAGTTACTGGCTCGCGTCGCTCCGGCCTCAGTGGATTTTGAGCTCATCGCTGCTTTCCAGGGCTTGTTAGTAGAGCTGGCCAGAGCCAGCAAGCCGTGCAGGGACGTGATCCTGTCACACCACGGCAGGGAGTGGGCCAACCTTTATGGTATGGCAGCTTTGGAACAGTGTCTGTCTGAGCAGTGA